A region from the Stygiolobus caldivivus genome encodes:
- the ndhC gene encoding NADH-quinone oxidoreductase subunit A translates to MAFTQAILAFGLPLILFLAAGYGGYKILSLAVEGRFNPIKVSRFEAGNIPFGEGRLWFPLQYYGYLLVYTSIEPIIVLLFSISEASYFTSLVLFRNLLIIVLTTIAVLYPVLYYAIKQVNIIQYWLIRR, encoded by the coding sequence ATGGCTTTTACGCAGGCTATTTTAGCCTTTGGGCTCCCTCTCATCTTATTTCTAGCAGCTGGGTATGGTGGATATAAGATATTATCGTTAGCAGTAGAAGGTAGGTTCAATCCCATCAAGGTTAGCAGGTTTGAAGCTGGGAATATTCCGTTTGGAGAAGGGCGTCTCTGGTTCCCATTACAATATTACGGCTATCTTTTAGTGTATACTTCAATAGAGCCTATAATTGTCCTTCTTTTCTCTATATCAGAGGCATCATATTTTACATCGTTAGTTCTGTTCAGGAATCTTTTAATAATAGTCCTTACGACCATAGCCGTGCTCTATCCAGTACTATATTACGCGATAAAGCAAGTTAATATAATACAGTATTGGTTAATTAGAAGGTGA
- a CDS encoding thermopsin family protease, with product MKLLPIFLIFILIAPTAGVLLLHAQSSSSYPIGMSFFPLTQIYYTNEVVGAVNISSMYIGSSYFPNGQYFTYGNASLQLNVMVDGLYWAQDVALFHEINSSSFDITFVVNVWDLGGPFTNSNITSGVVSTYQGLGVICYLGPTYKVSTPLSLVLFMLINSSYLDFGYQLGNKVDIYYSVPIGGQFQIGGLSVRGVPNDLEFVFGGPGGGSVVEMYVNGSEELYFENNGKLQIVPQAFSVGLDTAESVIGITSSANLSNICMPFTQLSYGRDDVKVLWPVKPQLDVKNNGSSVLVTLTYDGKPLQWQKVELEKFSFPSLLKTEEVGVTGSNGSVMFKYNSSSYVIYYPGNFSLSSTYYVSLPYLSSVTSFLKSAYDNLTSFISHYNFKKTISSFFGHKSSSIAYTSQVSINYTILLYILAFSIGVVISAILLKFKH from the coding sequence GTGAAACTTTTACCGATATTTTTGATATTTATACTAATAGCACCTACTGCCGGGGTCTTGTTACTCCATGCCCAGTCCTCATCTTCTTATCCCATCGGGATGTCTTTCTTTCCCCTAACTCAAATATACTATACTAACGAGGTAGTAGGGGCTGTAAATATTAGTTCCATGTATATTGGTAGTAGTTATTTCCCTAATGGACAATATTTTACATATGGTAATGCGTCATTACAGTTAAACGTTATGGTAGACGGGCTATATTGGGCTCAGGACGTAGCACTATTTCACGAGATAAATAGTAGTAGTTTTGATATCACTTTCGTAGTTAACGTATGGGATTTAGGCGGTCCTTTTACTAATAGTAATATAACCAGCGGAGTAGTTTCAACTTACCAAGGGCTTGGCGTAATATGCTATTTAGGGCCTACATATAAGGTCTCTACACCGCTTTCTTTGGTCTTATTTATGTTAATTAATTCCTCCTATCTGGACTTCGGCTACCAATTAGGTAATAAAGTCGATATATATTACAGTGTACCCATTGGGGGACAATTTCAGATAGGTGGGCTTTCTGTAAGGGGTGTACCTAACGACCTTGAGTTTGTCTTCGGGGGACCAGGAGGAGGTAGTGTTGTGGAGATGTACGTTAACGGAAGTGAGGAACTTTATTTCGAGAATAACGGTAAGCTCCAGATAGTCCCTCAAGCGTTCTCTGTTGGTCTCGATACTGCAGAAAGCGTAATAGGTATAACCTCTTCCGCCAATTTAAGCAACATATGTATGCCTTTTACACAGTTAAGCTATGGGAGAGACGACGTAAAGGTACTATGGCCTGTTAAGCCCCAATTAGATGTAAAAAATAACGGTTCTAGTGTCCTAGTCACTTTAACCTATGACGGGAAGCCTTTACAATGGCAGAAAGTAGAACTTGAGAAGTTTTCGTTCCCTTCACTGCTCAAGACTGAGGAGGTAGGAGTTACCGGTTCAAACGGCTCGGTGATGTTTAAGTATAACTCCAGTTCCTATGTAATCTATTACCCTGGAAACTTCAGCCTATCTTCTACTTATTACGTATCTCTTCCTTATCTGTCATCAGTTACTTCGTTCCTTAAATCCGCATATGATAACCTAACATCATTTATATCCCATTACAATTTTAAGAAAACTATCTCGTCATTCTTCGGACATAAATCCAGTTCGATAGCGTATACCTCCCAAGTATCTATAAACTACACTATTTTACTCTATATTCTAGCTTTTAGTATAGGCGTTGTAATATCAGCCATACTATTAAAATTTAAGCATTGA
- a CDS encoding NADH-quinone oxidoreductase subunit C translates to MSAPQQASQSLLSKLIQDVISKFKVTGKAESETRGFIEVDKTKIVEVASYLKEVGFDHVKSVTGIDYPEQNQFEVVYHISSYSNPDLAKVILALKTKTSYKDPVFPSLYSIWESVWTGERETYEMLGIIFDGHPELRRLFLDEDFEGVYPLRKSFKLKQEGMFVDKSA, encoded by the coding sequence ATGTCAGCTCCTCAGCAAGCTTCACAATCACTTCTATCTAAGCTTATACAAGACGTAATAAGTAAATTTAAGGTAACCGGTAAAGCGGAGTCCGAAACGAGAGGATTTATAGAAGTGGATAAGACTAAAATTGTAGAGGTTGCTTCGTATTTAAAGGAAGTTGGTTTTGATCACGTAAAGAGCGTCACTGGGATTGATTATCCTGAACAGAACCAGTTTGAAGTCGTCTACCACATTTCTTCCTATTCTAACCCAGACCTGGCAAAGGTAATCCTAGCCCTAAAGACGAAAACAAGTTATAAAGATCCCGTCTTTCCTTCCTTATACTCGATCTGGGAGAGCGTGTGGACTGGAGAGAGGGAGACATATGAAATGCTAGGGATAATATTTGACGGTCACCCCGAATTACGAAGGTTATTTTTAGATGAAGACTTCGAGGGTGTATACCCGTTAAGGAAGAGTTTTAAGTTAAAACAGGAGGGGATGTTTGTTGACAAGTCAGCCTGA
- a CDS encoding slipin family protein, translating to MSFSLIGDILGIVFLLIIVIILLVLSLRVVAEWQKAVVLRLGRVLGVKGPGLIFLIPFVDKPLLVDLRIVTVDVPPQTIVTKDNVTVTIDAVVYYKVIDPLKVVTSVTNYQAAVLNIAQTSLRDIIGQMELDEILSKREEINKRLQTILDEVTEGWGIKVTNVTVRDIRLSQELLSAMAEQAKAERLRRAKIILSEGERQAASILSDASMSYQNNPVALQLRFLEMLSDISQRGNMVIVVPAGQELYSTLSVLKAKPTSS from the coding sequence ATGAGCTTTTCACTGATAGGTGATATTTTAGGGATAGTCTTTCTATTGATAATCGTAATAATCTTGCTCGTATTATCCTTGCGTGTGGTCGCTGAGTGGCAGAAGGCTGTAGTTTTGAGGCTAGGTAGGGTCCTTGGAGTAAAAGGGCCGGGCTTAATATTCCTTATCCCTTTTGTAGATAAGCCGTTATTAGTGGACTTGAGGATTGTGACTGTAGACGTCCCTCCGCAGACTATAGTAACTAAAGATAACGTGACTGTAACTATAGACGCAGTAGTTTATTATAAAGTGATCGACCCCCTAAAAGTTGTCACTTCCGTAACTAATTACCAAGCCGCCGTCCTCAATATCGCACAGACGTCATTGAGGGACATAATAGGGCAGATGGAATTAGACGAAATATTGAGTAAGAGGGAGGAGATCAACAAGAGGTTACAGACTATTCTTGATGAGGTCACCGAAGGTTGGGGGATTAAGGTGACCAATGTCACTGTAAGGGATATTAGGTTATCTCAAGAACTATTATCTGCGATGGCTGAACAGGCCAAAGCAGAAAGGCTGAGGAGGGCTAAAATAATTTTAAGTGAAGGAGAGAGGCAAGCTGCTTCTATATTATCAGATGCTTCTATGTCATACCAGAATAACCCAGTGGCTTTGCAATTAAGGTTTTTGGAAATGTTATCAGATATATCACAAAGGGGAAATATGGTGATCGTAGTCCCTGCGGGACAAGAACTCTATTCAACTCTCTCAGTCTTAAAGGCTAAGCCTACTAGTAGTTGA
- the thyX gene encoding FAD-dependent thymidylate synthase, which yields MKVTLVSYTRDGERVVAIASKMSRSRKGWDYHAKTMTDEEVEEWVRDAIIHGYWSVLEHSVYTFSIEGISRVASHQLVRHRIASYTQMSHRFAKPVDEYYQPVTPPSAEKRGAEVVEKAYQDAYRYYYELLQEGVPEEDARYVLPNGVNTNVVVTMNARELYNFFALRLCSRAQWEIRQVAWKMLEEVKKVHPRLFRYAGPNCIIHENFIRDTPLTLESLNEKTEFISQRCIEGVPREGIIKCIENSKLSR from the coding sequence ATGAAAGTCACACTAGTTTCTTATACACGAGATGGGGAAAGGGTAGTCGCTATCGCATCTAAGATGAGCAGGAGTAGGAAAGGCTGGGACTACCACGCGAAGACGATGACGGATGAAGAGGTGGAGGAGTGGGTTAGGGACGCAATTATTCATGGCTACTGGTCAGTGCTCGAACACAGCGTTTATACGTTCAGTATAGAAGGGATAAGTAGGGTAGCTTCCCACCAGCTGGTCAGGCACCGTATCGCCTCTTATACGCAGATGAGCCACCGTTTCGCAAAACCCGTAGACGAGTATTACCAACCAGTTACTCCACCTTCTGCAGAAAAGAGGGGTGCGGAGGTCGTGGAAAAAGCGTACCAAGACGCATATAGGTACTATTATGAACTCCTACAAGAAGGCGTACCGGAAGAAGACGCCAGGTACGTCCTGCCTAACGGGGTGAACACTAACGTCGTCGTTACAATGAACGCCCGGGAACTTTACAACTTCTTTGCCCTGAGGCTGTGTTCCCGGGCACAATGGGAAATCAGGCAGGTCGCGTGGAAGATGCTAGAGGAAGTTAAGAAAGTCCACCCGCGTCTGTTCCGCTATGCAGGGCCTAACTGCATAATCCACGAGAACTTCATACGTGATACACCATTGACCTTAGAGTCGTTGAACGAAAAGACAGAGTTTATATCCCAAAGGTGTATAGAAGGAGTCCCAAGAGAGGGTATTATAAAGTGTATTGAAAACTCAAAATTATCACGATAA
- a CDS encoding Rossmann-like domain-containing protein, whose product MILEEIINELRFALKGKKITNSCVGVAFSVSLLSDGSLGISHTILDGENSLSGEIMGSEAEDVVGKLTSNPLERSVTLSILNAVSYLPSYERGDPLDHLEGNKLCLFGYSPVVETNKFSSILIYDFKNPDPQNLGKVIIKPYSSLASESCNTAVIFASALVAGYTENILKKISADHLILSGVSSVYAPSTLRSYGFEYVSKIEPLDKFRAFRTVCEGGSGRQLAKYTYKIYTKL is encoded by the coding sequence ATGATATTGGAAGAGATAATAAATGAGTTACGGTTTGCCCTAAAGGGCAAAAAGATAACCAACTCTTGTGTGGGCGTAGCGTTTTCCGTAAGCCTTTTGAGTGATGGTAGTCTGGGGATTTCACACACGATATTGGACGGTGAAAATAGTCTGAGCGGTGAGATAATGGGGAGTGAAGCTGAGGACGTGGTGGGCAAACTGACTTCTAACCCCTTAGAGAGATCGGTCACTTTATCGATCTTAAATGCGGTAAGTTATCTGCCTTCATATGAAAGAGGAGACCCTCTAGACCACCTAGAAGGTAATAAGCTGTGTCTATTTGGGTATTCGCCAGTAGTTGAGACAAATAAGTTTTCCTCTATTTTGATATACGATTTTAAAAACCCAGATCCACAAAATCTGGGTAAAGTCATCATCAAGCCTTATTCTTCACTAGCCTCAGAATCGTGTAATACGGCAGTTATATTTGCTTCCGCTCTCGTAGCAGGATACACTGAGAATATATTAAAAAAGATATCTGCTGACCACTTAATTTTAAGCGGGGTTTCGTCGGTCTATGCACCTTCTACTTTAAGGAGTTACGGGTTTGAATATGTAAGTAAAATAGAGCCTTTAGATAAGTTCAGGGCATTCAGAACCGTGTGTGAAGGTGGTTCAGGTAGGCAATTAGCAAAGTATACTTATAAAATATACACAAAACTTTAA
- a CDS encoding NADH-quinone oxidoreductase subunit D, with the protein MTSQPEPAGLQVDIVPVQGELNVGPQHPGSGHMRIYVKLNGDIIEDIDLDVGYVHRAVEKLSEIRNYMHLIPLVERPAILDSIHMNLGYILAVEKIIGVDVPERAQYLRSLAAEVNRIASHLYGTGILGIFLGHSTAFMWGFGDREVWVEILQALTGARVTNSYIIPGGVRRDLTPAIKEMIQKALAYQRKKVRDWYKIFVKNPNIRSRLENVGVMTKENAIKWGAVGPNLRASGVYYDVRKIEPYAAYSKLDFEIPVYKEGDAYARLLVRFEEVEQSMRIIEQIIKEIPEGNILSDRFFKQIPPTRLKKWWEGQKKVVFPGYYASFRPPKGEAVSRVEAARGELLYYLVSDGSPKPYRLRMITPSYRLIYVFKQLAKGARYADLVAIYGSLDYFPPEADR; encoded by the coding sequence TTGACAAGTCAGCCTGAACCAGCAGGGTTACAAGTAGATATAGTCCCTGTCCAAGGAGAATTAAACGTAGGCCCTCAACACCCTGGATCTGGGCACATGAGAATCTATGTAAAGTTAAATGGGGACATAATAGAGGATATTGATCTAGATGTAGGCTACGTTCACAGAGCTGTAGAAAAACTTAGTGAAATAAGGAATTACATGCACCTTATTCCACTCGTTGAAAGACCAGCTATATTGGACTCCATACACATGAACTTAGGCTATATTCTAGCCGTAGAAAAGATAATCGGAGTGGATGTACCAGAGAGGGCCCAATACCTGAGGTCATTAGCTGCTGAAGTGAACAGGATCGCAAGCCACTTATACGGTACTGGGATTTTGGGTATATTTTTAGGGCATTCGACCGCATTTATGTGGGGTTTTGGTGATAGGGAAGTATGGGTAGAGATACTTCAGGCCCTAACTGGAGCTAGAGTTACTAACTCTTACATAATACCGGGTGGAGTTAGAAGGGATCTAACACCTGCAATAAAGGAAATGATACAGAAAGCCTTGGCATATCAGAGGAAGAAAGTTAGAGACTGGTACAAGATATTTGTTAAGAACCCTAACATAAGGAGTAGGTTAGAGAATGTAGGAGTTATGACTAAAGAAAACGCGATAAAATGGGGAGCTGTAGGTCCTAACCTAAGGGCATCCGGTGTATATTATGACGTGAGAAAGATCGAGCCTTATGCTGCTTATAGTAAGTTAGATTTTGAAATTCCAGTCTATAAAGAAGGAGATGCATATGCTAGGCTCCTAGTCAGGTTTGAAGAGGTAGAACAGAGCATGAGGATTATAGAACAGATAATAAAAGAGATACCGGAAGGGAACATACTGAGCGATAGGTTCTTTAAACAGATCCCACCAACTAGGTTAAAGAAATGGTGGGAAGGTCAGAAGAAAGTAGTCTTCCCCGGTTATTATGCTTCTTTCAGGCCTCCTAAAGGTGAAGCCGTAAGCAGAGTAGAAGCTGCTAGGGGAGAACTTTTATATTACTTAGTCAGTGACGGTTCTCCAAAACCATATAGATTAAGGATGATAACACCTTCTTACCGTTTAATTTATGTTTTTAAACAACTAGCTAAAGGCGCTAGGTATGCTGATTTGGTCGCAATATATGGGAGTCTAGATTATTTCCCTCCGGAGGCGGATAGGTAA
- the nuoH gene encoding NADH-quinone oxidoreductase subunit NuoH: MFPLTSIPSIIKFYLFYPSFFAVIIFPGLIFTTLILLLTIWFERKAAARIQMRIGPLYVSKRTGGILQLVADALRIVFSEIIIPNGVNPTLYVLAPVLPIAFSFIPMVLIPFSSIPQSGSILSIYYHDFYDPEIGQGVMVGYFVQYNMILALAVLAVIPIFILLQAWATNNRFAILGAVRESLLSVSYDVLIVMAVVAVALEYHTLDMAKVVSSGIPGIIANPLAALVFFVGMIMGTGRFPFDIVEADTELVLGPATEYSGFLFVLAMGGGYIATFAYSFIFADLFLGGWAPLSGLPGALLTSIKAIIVLWFSVFLRGVYGRYRLDQALRGSWKYLLPVAFASILLGLVVGWLWIR, encoded by the coding sequence ATGTTCCCACTCACCTCTATCCCTAGTATAATAAAGTTCTATTTATTTTACCCATCATTTTTTGCTGTAATTATATTTCCAGGGTTAATTTTCACAACCTTAATTCTACTGCTAACCATTTGGTTCGAAAGAAAAGCTGCGGCTAGGATACAAATGAGAATAGGCCCTCTGTATGTATCCAAGAGGACTGGAGGTATATTACAATTAGTAGCCGATGCTCTAAGAATCGTATTTTCAGAAATAATTATTCCAAACGGAGTTAACCCTACATTGTATGTACTAGCACCGGTACTGCCAATAGCGTTTAGTTTTATACCTATGGTGCTCATACCTTTCTCTTCAATTCCCCAGTCAGGCTCAATACTCTCTATATATTATCACGACTTTTATGATCCTGAAATAGGGCAAGGTGTAATGGTCGGCTATTTTGTCCAATACAATATGATCCTTGCACTAGCCGTATTGGCTGTTATCCCTATCTTTATATTGCTCCAAGCGTGGGCTACTAATAACAGATTCGCCATCCTAGGTGCTGTAAGAGAGTCCTTATTATCTGTCTCATATGATGTGTTAATTGTTATGGCTGTAGTAGCTGTAGCACTAGAATACCACACTTTGGATATGGCAAAGGTTGTTAGCTCGGGAATACCTGGTATAATAGCAAATCCACTGGCTGCACTAGTGTTCTTCGTAGGGATGATAATGGGGACAGGGAGGTTTCCATTCGACATAGTTGAAGCGGACACAGAACTGGTCCTAGGACCCGCAACAGAGTATAGCGGTTTTCTATTTGTACTAGCAATGGGTGGGGGCTATATAGCTACTTTTGCTTACTCTTTCATATTCGCTGACCTATTTTTAGGTGGTTGGGCCCCTCTTTCGGGTTTACCCGGTGCGTTACTTACCTCTATAAAGGCAATTATTGTTTTATGGTTCTCCGTTTTTCTGAGGGGAGTTTACGGTAGGTATAGGTTAGACCAAGCCCTAAGGGGGTCTTGGAAATATTTACTCCCCGTAGCTTTTGCTTCTATTTTACTAGGTTTGGTGGTGGGTTGGTTATGGATCAGGTAA
- a CDS encoding NAD(P)/FAD-dependent oxidoreductase, with the protein MQKKVVIVGAGNAGTVVSNELINRLGNQVEITVIEPSEYHVYQPGIVDVVLGYESPESIMRKVESLIDRRANIVKDRAVKVIPEKRTVVTSNGKEITYDYLVLSPGVKNKAGALPSWHTLDEALKLREMVTNFTGKKIVVGYSGVIKCPAAPFEFAFLLKQKFPDTKVTLINPVAQPPELQRPMANKLGERSKELGIEVLRGVKISSVDPSNKTIVTDEGKKVEYDLALIDSPIQVGEEFANLVDSSGFIPVDKKNLKVKGFDDVYAIGDVTNIFLPPKTGAIAHYEAIYVAESIFSDIMGYEKPEFDGSAMCAIYGGYRNGYFVYMNYEKSSALGPSTLFYSAKKSFTSLYWLSLKGGINPILHAASKYFSGGPQLIKSR; encoded by the coding sequence ATGCAAAAAAAGGTAGTAATAGTCGGAGCTGGGAATGCAGGTACTGTAGTTAGTAATGAACTAATAAATAGGTTAGGTAATCAAGTTGAGATAACCGTAATTGAGCCCTCTGAGTACCACGTATATCAGCCAGGTATAGTGGATGTTGTATTAGGGTATGAAAGCCCTGAAAGTATAATGAGGAAAGTCGAATCACTTATTGATAGGAGGGCTAATATTGTAAAAGACAGAGCCGTTAAAGTGATCCCAGAGAAGAGGACTGTCGTCACGTCAAATGGAAAAGAAATAACCTATGATTACCTTGTTCTATCGCCTGGGGTTAAAAATAAGGCTGGGGCCTTACCTAGCTGGCATACTCTGGATGAGGCACTGAAATTAAGGGAGATGGTCACCAATTTTACGGGGAAGAAGATAGTAGTAGGGTATAGCGGTGTTATAAAGTGCCCTGCAGCACCTTTCGAGTTTGCGTTTCTGCTTAAACAAAAATTCCCCGACACTAAAGTTACTCTGATAAACCCGGTAGCCCAGCCACCTGAACTCCAGAGACCAATGGCTAATAAACTAGGAGAGAGAAGTAAGGAATTAGGGATAGAAGTACTAAGAGGCGTGAAGATCTCGTCTGTTGACCCTTCTAATAAGACCATAGTAACCGATGAGGGTAAAAAAGTCGAGTATGATTTGGCTTTGATAGACTCACCTATTCAGGTTGGAGAGGAGTTCGCTAATTTAGTTGACTCCTCCGGTTTTATTCCAGTAGACAAGAAGAATTTGAAAGTAAAGGGGTTTGACGATGTATATGCCATAGGAGACGTTACTAACATATTTTTGCCCCCAAAGACTGGTGCTATAGCCCACTATGAGGCAATTTATGTTGCCGAAAGTATTTTTAGCGATATAATGGGGTATGAAAAACCTGAATTCGATGGCAGTGCTATGTGTGCTATTTACGGTGGATATAGGAACGGCTATTTTGTGTACATGAATTATGAAAAGAGCAGTGCTCTCGGTCCATCAACTCTGTTTTACTCTGCAAAGAAGTCTTTTACCAGTCTATACTGGCTATCGTTAAAAGGTGGTATAAATCCAATCCTCCATGCAGCTTCCAAATATTTCAGCGGTGGTCCTCAACTCATCAAATCTCGTTAG
- a CDS encoding PadR family transcriptional regulator: MKKVTIERMKRGALRFLVMSALTEKPMYVYEIIKHIESKTNGIYKPSPGSVYPVLRTLIKQGLITVEEKEGKKIYSITEEGLKKFNEIKEEKSILAEDSPMKRKIIDSLFEIGFILYKNRKKLDDKKMQEVLGILDKCKHDIDELFHE; encoded by the coding sequence ATGAAAAAGGTTACTATTGAACGAATGAAAAGAGGAGCATTGAGGTTCTTAGTTATGTCGGCCCTTACAGAGAAGCCCATGTATGTTTATGAAATTATTAAGCATATTGAGAGTAAGACTAACGGGATATACAAGCCGAGTCCAGGTTCGGTATACCCGGTCTTGAGGACTCTTATCAAGCAAGGCCTTATAACGGTTGAGGAGAAAGAAGGCAAGAAAATATATTCAATAACCGAGGAAGGTTTAAAGAAGTTTAACGAGATAAAGGAGGAGAAGAGTATCTTAGCAGAAGATAGTCCTATGAAGAGAAAAATCATTGATTCGCTATTTGAAATAGGCTTTATACTCTACAAGAACAGGAAGAAACTTGACGACAAAAAAATGCAGGAAGTATTGGGAATTCTAGATAAATGTAAACATGATATTGATGAACTTTTTCATGAATGA
- a CDS encoding thiamine-phosphate synthase family protein has protein sequence MDERTEVLLKLKEAVDLFVSNDKSYLLIPEIRTNLGYALNGAEKADEVAAIPGRLTVAFNKVIYCLPPAFGASDHIARVIITALRYDKSKRSAINLKYYEEIVKNLPSNETFVFDRKLEPEESRKTEHHTMNFMIDSAYKALNKVPQYVVDLGDIGKEPTIYVIDVDPVVVVEKSLKLLDFIS, from the coding sequence ATGGATGAAAGAACAGAAGTGTTATTAAAACTGAAAGAAGCCGTCGATTTATTTGTTAGTAATGACAAGTCATATCTTCTGATCCCTGAAATCAGGACTAACCTGGGATATGCGTTAAACGGGGCTGAAAAGGCTGATGAGGTTGCCGCAATACCCGGGAGGCTTACAGTTGCGTTTAACAAAGTTATATATTGCCTGCCCCCGGCCTTCGGTGCATCGGATCACATAGCTAGGGTTATAATAACGGCTTTAAGGTATGATAAGAGTAAGAGGAGTGCGATAAACCTGAAGTATTATGAAGAGATAGTAAAGAATTTACCGAGTAATGAGACTTTCGTCTTTGATAGGAAGCTAGAGCCAGAGGAAAGTAGGAAAACGGAGCACCATACTATGAATTTTATGATAGACTCAGCATATAAAGCGCTTAATAAGGTCCCGCAGTACGTAGTTGACCTGGGTGATATAGGTAAAGAACCTACGATTTACGTCATAGACGTAGATCCGGTAGTAGTAGTAGAAAAAAGTCTTAAACTATTAGATTTCATCTCTTGA
- a CDS encoding DUF2175 domain-containing protein encodes MSRPQTKWNCGLCGNPIYWDELFTFLSNKAVVHFTCLKERALKTAKVNQDTMGVVLDSLEDELNKIVVYKQRMSKVTDNEEIKKALDQTEKDAEKNAAILTRLVEKLSSVVS; translated from the coding sequence ATGAGTAGACCACAAACTAAATGGAACTGTGGACTATGCGGAAACCCTATCTACTGGGACGAATTGTTTACTTTCCTGTCAAACAAGGCAGTAGTGCACTTCACTTGTTTGAAAGAGAGAGCCTTAAAGACTGCAAAAGTTAACCAAGATACGATGGGTGTAGTCCTCGACTCGTTGGAAGACGAATTAAATAAAATAGTAGTGTATAAGCAAAGAATGTCGAAAGTCACAGACAATGAAGAAATTAAGAAAGCTCTAGATCAAACAGAAAAAGACGCAGAAAAAAATGCCGCCATCCTGACTAGACTAGTTGAGAAACTAAGTTCGGTAGTAAGTTAA
- a CDS encoding NfeD family protein, with protein MVSHIAIPIILIVVVVLLLVITGQYSDPIVAVPSLAIVGFISYRVFYVVWKTKGRNLYTYNGKIGKALDDILPGKEGYILVEGERWLAISDEPIAEGEEVIVIGMENLKLRVKRYNRVRV; from the coding sequence ATGGTAAGTCATATTGCAATACCTATAATTTTGATCGTAGTAGTGGTACTCCTACTTGTTATTACTGGACAGTATTCTGACCCCATAGTAGCAGTTCCTTCTCTGGCAATTGTGGGGTTCATATCTTACCGCGTCTTTTACGTAGTCTGGAAGACTAAAGGTAGGAATTTGTATACCTATAACGGAAAAATTGGCAAAGCACTTGATGACATCTTGCCCGGAAAAGAGGGATATATCCTAGTAGAAGGAGAGAGGTGGTTAGCGATATCAGATGAACCTATTGCTGAAGGAGAAGAGGTTATTGTAATTGGGATGGAGAACTTAAAACTCAGGGTTAAAAGATATAACCGTGTTAGAGTTTGA